Proteins encoded together in one Solirubrobacterales bacterium window:
- the fsa gene encoding fructose-6-phosphate aldolase, which yields MRLFIDTGSVAEVEEIAAWGILAGATTNPSLLAKEQGDPGEIIQRICNLVGGPVSAEVVSSDPDGMVAEGRALRELHEHVTVKVPFCEQGLAATHELTADGIPVNMTLVFSANQALLAAGAGATYVSCFMGRLDDISVDSGQVVGEIVECFRAGGVTSQIIAASVRHPEHVITAAKLGCEIATVPAKVLHQMLEHPLTTAGAERFRKDWESRPEFAQWLEGLTSTAASSASRPGAAG from the coding sequence GTGAGGCTGTTCATCGACACCGGGAGCGTCGCCGAGGTCGAGGAGATCGCAGCCTGGGGGATTCTCGCCGGCGCCACCACCAATCCCTCGTTGCTGGCAAAGGAGCAGGGTGATCCGGGAGAGATCATCCAGCGCATATGCAATCTGGTCGGCGGTCCGGTCTCCGCCGAGGTCGTCTCCTCGGATCCCGATGGGATGGTCGCCGAGGGGCGTGCGCTCCGCGAACTGCATGAGCACGTCACCGTCAAGGTGCCCTTCTGCGAGCAGGGCCTGGCGGCGACCCACGAGTTGACCGCCGACGGCATCCCGGTCAACATGACGCTCGTCTTCTCCGCCAATCAGGCGCTGCTGGCGGCCGGCGCGGGTGCGACCTACGTCTCCTGCTTCATGGGCCGCCTGGACGACATCTCGGTCGACTCCGGCCAGGTCGTAGGTGAGATCGTCGAGTGCTTCCGGGCGGGCGGGGTCACCTCGCAGATCATCGCGGCATCGGTGCGTCACCCGGAGCACGTGATCACGGCCGCCAAGCTCGGCTGCGAGATCGCGACCGTTCCGGCCAAGGTGCTGCACCAGATGCTCGAGCACCCGCTGACCACGGCAGGCGCGGAGCGCTTCCGCAAGGACTGGGAGTCACGCCCCGAATTCGCCCAGTGGCTCGAAGGTCTGACATCAACCGCCGCCTCCTCCGCTTCGCGTCCGGGGGCGGCGGGCTAG